The following is a genomic window from Lysinibacillus sp. JNUCC-52.
TCGAAAAACAACCGAAAACTGCTACGTCGTGCACAGGAAGAGCCCTATCAAGTACTATTATATAACGAGCCTTCAGAGGAAAACTTGCGAGCATTTCAACAGTTTTATAATGAGTTTGCAAAAAGAAAGAAAATCGAACAAATTACTAAATCACAAATGGAATCCATTATGCTATTAAATCAAAAAAATGCTTTGCTATTAACAGAAGTACAAAGTATTTGTGGACAAACATTATGCTATCGTTTGGATATTGTCCATTCACAAAAAGCGATGTCCTATTATGTAGCAACCTGTGATGCTTTAGTCGTGCCTGCCCATTTAAAGCGGCCATTACGGTATGCAAATCGTTTCTTGTTATGGCACAATTTAATGTATTTAAAGCAACAGGGATTTGTTCTATATGATATGGGCGAGCTAACAGATGTGCAAACGATTCGTCAATTCAAATCGAGCTTTGGTGGACAAGTCGTTAACGTATATTCAGGCTACATCGCACAATCGAAAATGAGTGCGTTGTTATTGGGCGTGCAAAAGTGGAGAAAATAGCAATCAATGCAAATCATGGTGGTTTAGTGATTTCACTGGACTTTGAGTTAAATTGGGGTGTCCATGACGTTTTTCGACATGGGCAATATAATAAAAATTTATATGGTGTTCGTCAGGCATTACCTAAAATTTTAATGCTGTTTAAGCAATATGAAATACATGCAACATGGGCTACTGTTGGCTTATTATTTGCCGAATCTAAAGGTGAGATGGCACATTATTTGCGAGGTATTCCAGTGAAATATAAACAGATGCGGTATGCAGCACATTCACAGCTTGCGAAAGTAGGGGAAAATGAACAAGAAGATCCTTTACACTTTGGTAAAGCATTAATTGAAGAAATCATGCAAACACCCCATCAGGAAATTGGTAGTCATACTTTTTCTCATTTTTATTGCTTAGAAAGTGGACAAACTGAAACGGATTTTCTTGCGGATTTACAAGCGATGAATACAATTTGTGATGGCTATATTGAACCGATGAAGTCCATCGTTTTTCCACGCAATCAAGTAAATGACAGTTACTTTGCAATTTGTCAGCAAGCAGGATTTGTGTGCTATAGAGGAAATGAACTACACGATTTATACAACCCTAAAAAGTTTACTAAAAAAAATCGACTATCGTTAGGTGCAAGGAAATGGCTGGATAGCTATATCAATGTCACGGGCAATCATATTGTACGATTAGAAGAGATGCAAGAAAATTCATTTATTAATGTTCGTGCAAGTGCATTTTTAAGACCATATAGTAGCTTGTTACGCACATTTGAGCATCTCAAAGTAAAACGAATTAAAGAAGGAATGCTTGCTGCTGCAAAGGAAGGTGCATTTTATCATTTGTGGTGGCATCCGCATAACTTTGGAAAACATATTGATAAAAATTTGGCGATGCTGGAAGAGCTTTTACAATATTATCAAGAATTACAGAAGGATTATAATTTTCACAGCTATTCCATGCATGAGGTCGCCATGCTATGTAATGTAAGCAATAACATTTCTGAATAGAGTGTTATTGCTTTTTTATTTTACATGCAAAATTCATCTTCTACTTCATAGAAATTTTAAGAGAATAAGAGGGAAATTACCTGAGTGTGACGAAGATGTAAGTTACTTAGTGTTATTTAAAATTGAAGGGTGTATGCACTATATAGAATAGCAGAAGGAATGAAGTAGCTTTCTACATAACAAAGGGGAGTTAGGAATGATGGAAAAGCAACAAAAGCCCATTTGGATTCAAAATATTTCACAATTAGTGACAGTTGCAAGTGACAAGAAGGGCCCACGTGTACGTGAAGAAATGCGCGAGCTCGGAATTATTGAAGGCGGAAGCGTCTGGATTGAAAATGGCACTATTCAGGATCTCGGTACAACGCGTGACATGATTCTAAAATATTTGCCGCGGGCTGAGGAAGCAGAGATTGTAGATGCAACGGGGAAAATTGTGACACCAGGATTAATTGATCCTCATACACATGTTGTTTTTGGTGGAAGTCGTGAGCATGAATTTGAGATGCGTTTAGAAGGTGCCAGCTATATGGACATTATGAATGCAGGGGGAGGCATTCATGCAACAACTCGAAAAATGCGCACATTGACAGAAGAACATATTTTCAATCAAACGACGAGACGCTTGGACTTATTTTTACAGCATGGTGTCACAACATTGGAAAGTAAAAGTGGCTACGGCTTAGATGTAGAAAATGAGTTAAAGCAACTACGTGTCATGCAGCGCTTGCAAAAAAAGCATCCAATGGACATTGTGCCAACATTTATGGGAGCACATGCCGTACCAGAGGAATACCGAGAAAATCCAGAGCAGTTTGTTGATTTAGTTATAGATGAAATGATTCCTGCAGTTGTACAAGAGAACTTAGCAAAATTTATTGATGTATTTTGTGAAGTTGATGTCTTT
Proteins encoded in this region:
- a CDS encoding polysaccharide deacetylase family protein, producing the protein MEKIAINANHGGLVISLDFELNWGVHDVFRHGQYNKNLYGVRQALPKILMLFKQYEIHATWATVGLLFAESKGEMAHYLRGIPVKYKQMRYAAHSQLAKVGENEQEDPLHFGKALIEEIMQTPHQEIGSHTFSHFYCLESGQTETDFLADLQAMNTICDGYIEPMKSIVFPRNQVNDSYFAICQQAGFVCYRGNELHDLYNPKKFTKKNRLSLGARKWLDSYINVTGNHIVRLEEMQENSFINVRASAFLRPYSSLLRTFEHLKVKRIKEGMLAAAKEGAFYHLWWHPHNFGKHIDKNLAMLEELLQYYQELQKDYNFHSYSMHEVAMLCNVSNNISE
- the hutI gene encoding imidazolonepropionase, giving the protein MMEKQQKPIWIQNISQLVTVASDKKGPRVREEMRELGIIEGGSVWIENGTIQDLGTTRDMILKYLPRAEEAEIVDATGKIVTPGLIDPHTHVVFGGSREHEFEMRLEGASYMDIMNAGGGIHATTRKMRTLTEEHIFNQTTRRLDLFLQHGVTTLESKSGYGLDVENELKQLRVMQRLQKKHPMDIVPTFMGAHAVPEEYRENPEQFVDLVIDEMIPAVVQENLAKFIDVFCEVDVFTPEQSERILLAGKAQGLIPKIHADEIEENKGAHVAAKVGAISAEHLLKVSDEGIEELANSGVIACLLPATALYLGEKPARARDIIDAGVPVAISTDCNPGSSPTISLPLVMNLACITMKMTPAESLCAATYNAACALQIEDRVGSIEVGKQADLVLWDVHNHQKLHYIFGVNHVKKVWKKGVKVVG